Within Candidatus Eisenbacteria bacterium, the genomic segment GGTGATCCCGATCCGGCGAACATCCCGACTCCGGAGACCTATCGCGGGTACGTGAGCTGCACCGGCCCGCGGGCCTGCTACGACGAGGCGAAGCGCTACGGCGAGACCCTCTGCGTGAACTTCCACCGCCAGCACGGAATTCCGGTGAAGGTGGCGCGTCCGTTCAACAACTACGGCCCGGGGCTCAAGATCACCGACGGCCGCGTGCTTCCCGACTTCTGCCGGAACGTGCTGAACGGCGAGGACATCGTGATGCTCTCGGACGGGACGGCGAAGCGGACCTTCTGCTACGACGCGGACAGCATCATGGGCTACTACCGGGTGCTCGTGAACGGACATCCCGGCGAGGCGTACAACATCGGCGTCGAGACGCCCGAGATCTCGATGCGCGAGCTGGCTGACAAGGTGGTCGCGCTCGGGAAGGACCTCGTCGGGTACCAGGGCAAGGTCGTGATGCAAACTTCCTCGGACCCCGACTTCCTGGTCGACAACCCGAACCGCCGCTGTCCGATCATCACGAAGGCACGAGAGCAGATCGGCTACAACCCCACCGTCACGCTGGACGAGGGACTTCGCCGCTCGCTGATCTGGTATCGCGAG encodes:
- a CDS encoding NAD-dependent epimerase/dehydratase family protein — translated: MTADQVVQNDLTYICTTNKDEFGRMSGGRLLITGGAGFLGYYLVQSVAHWNRHHASGNPIGLTVWDNFSRGVPDWLTKLEQGRELSLAKRDLRDPLPRDMGDFSWIIHAASIASPTIYRQDPIGTMDANITGLRSLLDYALERKKAGKPVQGFLFYSSSEIYGDPDPANIPTPETYRGYVSCTGPRACYDEAKRYGETLCVNFHRQHGIPVKVARPFNNYGPGLKITDGRVLPDFCRNVLNGEDIVMLSDGTAKRTFCYDADSIMGYYRVLVNGHPGEAYNIGVETPEISMRELADKVVALGKDLVGYQGKVVMQTSSDPDFLVDNPNRRCPIITKAREQIGYNPTVTLDEGLRRSLIWYRENRS